ACGGACAGCATTCTTCACCTTTACCTCCCTGTGGAGAAGGTCAAATGaataaagtgtgttaacagTATATTAATAAAGAGCCTTATGAAGTCACAAACGCCCCCTTTATGACCATAAGCAAATCATtaagatttgtttgtgtgtgtgggacagGGTTGTAGTAGTGAGCGGGATAGTGGTACCAAGTACCCAGGACCTCGATTAGGAGGACCCTAAAAACCCtctaaatttattttttttccccaagtaTTACTGTTAAAGTATTACTGAATACATTTGACAGACAGTCATGTACAGGGGTGTAACGGTACATGTTTTCGTACTGAACCATCACGGTATGGATGTCACGGTTTGGTTGGGATTTGGGTGAGGAGAGTAAAACTGTGGACAGCTGGGAGAATGTTTGGCCTGTGTGTTATTCTGTGTGGTTTTACCTTTTGCATGTCCTACTGTTCTGCATTTTGAACATCGGGTTCCTCTCTACAGGACAGCGGTATCTGTTCCCCAAGAAGGCTGTGACTTCCTGCAGCACTGGAGCCAGACTCCTCATCTGTACCAGGACAGTTGTTAAGAACTCAAGAGCTCCCTGAGTAGAGACACACATTGGATTTGATATGATGTGATATCTTAAAATGttcctaaaacagctggagagggtggaggaaaATTGTGGTTGTTATTTCACTTTGGTCTCCAGGTTTGTATCGatcagggagtgtgtgtgtgtgtgtgtgtgtgtgtgtgtgtgtgtgtgtgtgtttgtgtgtgtatgtgtgtgtgcgtatgtatgtgtgtgcgtgtgcgtgtgcttgTGTAGCTGCTGTACCTCATCAGCTATTCCTGAGGCTGAATCTCCAGTATGTCCTTCTGCCAGCTGACCCTAGAAGTGTGAGCAGGCTCTGGAGTTCATGTAGCAGATCTGGGCCAGATTAGGTAACCtaaaatgcaaacacaacaaGTCACATCACACATCAACATCATGATCTTCAATGGCAATACAGAAActgagtaaaatgtaaaatagatGCATGTTTTTATCTCTTAAATCAGGTCATTCTGGGAAACTGACCTTTTCCATTTCTTTCGTGAAAATTATTCGGCAGCTTGTTTGTtgcttgtgtctctgtgtgaaagtatgtgtgtgtaaatttacTCACCTAAGCAAGCAGACCTATTAAGTACCAGGTAACGGTTAGGCTGCCTGCGGTTCTGTGGGTTGATGACCTGTGCGGTATAATCAGTGGATGCCATGCTTTTTGGTTctagacagagagacacacacacacacggtcaatAGACACAGCCCGCAACAGGCTGTGTAAGCAAAGTCACATTGAGATTCACCTTCCAATCAGCAGGTCCCCACAACATGAATTATTATTACCTGGTCAAAGGTTAGGGTGAGGGTCGGGGTTAGCTAGGTAGAGATTATGGTTAAGGTCAGGGTAAGTGTCCAGGAAATGTATGTAAGTCAGTGCAATGTTAAgtgactgaaaaaaagtttgtgtgtgtgacatggcAAGTAATGTTGGCAAAAAATGgacaaatacatttgatttattaccgttttatttatttttttagttagTGAGCCATATGCTCATACTCTAAAGTCAAAGCAAGTGGTGTGCATGTTGTTCTCCACTCATTTTGCACACTTAAGTCTGACACTGACAAAAGCTCTCACCTTCTCCTGCCTTCTCCACGGCGAGTGAACAAAATGTAAGCATTACAACCTTAGCTGTAACAAAGTCACTCAGTACTGTGACAGTTTAGCTTTAAGCAGGTGGTGACAAACTGCTCAGGACTACAAACAGACGTACTCGACTGGCTGCTGCAGTTTTTGATTGATAGCTAGACAAGTTTTAGTGCctgttaataataaatgttttccaTATTGATTTAAATACTTTTATCATCTCCAGGTCATTTCTTGTTTCTGCTACTGTCATGATACAACAAActtaaattgaataaataaaccGAATTAAACTGTACAAATAGTAAACACCTAGCATAAACACAACTGTCacaatgaatacataaataactTAATAATGAACTTCCCTTATACCCCCTTCAACCGCCTACTACAAGACTGAACTAACCTGTATTTCTTGTTGCTGAATCATTCTGATGTCTTGATCTGCAGTTGAAATAGGAGGACCTGAGGTGACCAGTGAAGGTCTAAAAGGCTTAAGCTGTCgaaaaatgacaacatgtgATTAAAGATGAATATACAAGTGCAATGAGCATTAACGAAGATAGCTGGAGATAGGAAGGCAATGACTAGGTTGGACATCATTTGTCTGTATTGTCTGTGCATCTTTTCTGGTGAGGTTATAGATCAGGGGTGTCAAAACTTTTCATGCCAGGAAGAAAGAATTAAAATCCTGAGCCATGAGTCTTTAAGAGACTATCTTCATAAGTGAGTTTTAAGCACTTGGTACTGTACACTTGAATTCGCAGTAAGAGGATTTTATCACTATTTAATGTCTCTCAGCAGTAAATATCAGTCCTAATGGAAGCAGTGACCATGGCCTTGGACTGAAGATTTGCTGTCAGTCAGGTGTAAGTCTTATAATGGAGGTTCAAAGTACATCTCGGAGGTGACTGTCAGTCATCATTGACCTCAGTCTGCTCTTGTTCAGTGTACCAACATTGAATTTTTGCTCACATGTTTATGTGGAAAGGTTTAAACCTTTTGGCATGGAGCCACATCTTCAGAAATCTGGACTTAtcaaaacaaattcatttcAATTAGCTCCAACTGCATCCAATACTCCTTCCACAGCAACAGAGAAAGGGTTTGAGGACAGGTTCACGTTCTTCACAATGGCAGTCAAACTTCAGAAGTGCTAGTGACATTCAGTGATGTTAGCATGGCAGTAGTCAGTCAAGCGTGCACGTGTAGTGACTCCACCAGCCTCAATGCTTACTTTGGAGTCAGCAAGCAAattttaaatggtaaatggactgtactTTTTGACACCTTTCTAGTCTTAGcgaccactcaaagtgctttacaacacaagtcagcattcacccattcacacacttaTTCATACACTGGTAacagaggctaccatgcaaggtgccacctgctcatcaggagcgataaTCATTCATGTGCATGCATACACCGATGGAAGAGCCAACTGGAGagatttggggttcagtattttTCCCAAGGATACTTCGGCGTGTAGACTGCAGGGGCCAGGAATCGAAACAAGAATGGTGGGTGACTGCTCTGCTTCCTGGCCCAAATGAGCAAATGAATAAGTTTTAACAATAAGCACTTTGATGTTACTCCAAATCAAGCTATGTAGAATAAAATTAACTgcaaaaaatgagttttttgtGTTGAATTTCTTGATGTGCACTGTCCCAGCCAATACAACTGGAACCAGATCAACAGGATTCACGAGTGAGTAGATGCTGTTTGTATTTGTGATGCTATCAATAGTTTTACCTCACTGTtagaaaaaatgtatatgtagACACATCAGTGCTTGCTACTGTTCATTGTAACTGCGTCAGCATGGCCGCCATATCGGGCTACATGTAGGCTATCCATCAAGGCAGGAGAGATGTCCAATACAAATTTAGTTCTTAGctcacataaatatataaagatatttataaatgtcattttgagAACCTTTCTGTTACATAACATCTAAAAAGAGATGAACAGATTTTCTTTACCTGACATAAGTTAGCTTTACCAAGTACCCGGGCTCCAACACGAGGAAGGCCTCAAAATTTCAGATCATTGTCTAAAACACTGTCGTTTGTTTTATTCTGCGATGTTTCCTTGTAAttcattttgcttttcatgTGACTATTAACCGCACTGCTTGGTTTCTTACCTCAGGTCAGCTGAAGTTCACCTGCTCAGCATCAGAGACGAGCATGGAGCGACACTCCGCGGCTCACACGATGAACAACACTTGTCCAAATGCGGAGGTTCAATGTTTGTCCCTTACGCGCATCCGTTGAACGGTGTTATCATGTCTGCCCCCTTCATGGTAAGTTACCCTTCAAGTTTTAAGTAATTATTACACTTAcatgacacatttaaacattttttttacttgctaCTTTCTAAATGAAAGCTTGTAGCCTTTTATAGGGCCGTGGTTACAGCCAGGTGATAGGCTGAAGCGTAAGCTATTATTAGAGTCTTTGCTAGGAGGCTGACTGTAACGTTAGCTCATGTTAgctaacatgttgttttttaacgcTATATTAGTCATCCTAGCAAAGCGGgatttatcattttcattggAGTTTTAAGTGGCATATATATTTTGGTTACCTATAAATACGGTTTAGCTCTTTCATGATTTCTAACGTTAAAGGTAGCCTTTCAGGCTCctctgcctgtgtgtaatgATCAAAATGAAGGGTTCAGACAAAAAGTTCAACAAAAGCGCTGTTGGCATCAggcgtgtgtgttttgtttctcatATTCTCTACTGAGACTTTATCTGACAAGAACAGATACAGTTGGTCACTGTGTCCTGTCCATGtccgtcctgtctgtcctcacaGTCTCTACACAGATGTTGCCAGCGGTCGGCTCTCCTCACCGTTGCCAGGCGACCTTGGAGCTCCAgctctgtgtctcctcctcctctgcacagGAGgattctcctcttcctcacccaGCGTTTCTATGATGTAGAGATGCTCCTCAGCTGGAGGtctcagctgaggaggaaggggaTTCAGAAGAAGAATGCGTAAGAAACCTTTTGGCTGTCTTTGAGCTGGTATCTGTTGCAGGCTCGCCTCCAGCTGAATGCACACCACTCTCTGCATTATAGCTGCAATTACAATCAGTACACTTGAACAAAAAGTTCCTCACAGTTACTGCTGAGCACACaaaaagtttctttttattttcatatctaGAGCTGAATGTGACTGTGATAACAGCAATTTCTGAAATAGATTAGCATTGGTAATGCTCATAATATAACAGTTCTTTAGGCTCTGACATAACAGCCATGACAAGGTGCTGTAAGTCGGTTTCAGGTGCAGTTTGTTATTGTACTTTTGAATTCATGTGAATATTTGTCcatcttcttttctctgctgtctttcACAGTTACTATGGCTACAGTCAGAAGTATTACGGGCAAAACATAGCAGCAGCGTATTATATCTTGAGTATGAAGGGAGGATTTAGGTAAGAACCTTGTTTTTCCTTGCTTCTGCAATGTTATCTGTCATATGGATACAAGATGATCACACAGCATATTTAATTATAACTCTTACAGCTCCTTTTTTCTCAACCTGTTGTTCACGTGTTTGACATTATTACATCTTTATATCTTataggatttgctgctttactttgtcatttatgagataaatgaagagtctttgggtttttgactggTGGTTGAACAAAAGCAGCAATTTGAAGActtcactttgggctctgggaataCTGTGAtgatttttcacaatttttctcaattttctctttttctttaacattttatagacgattaattgtaaaattaatcagcagattaatcgataaggACAGGAATCATTGGTTGCCGCCCTATATATAACATTGTGAAGAATAGCCATCAGAAGTTCCCAGAATGGCATCTTCAAATGCTCTTTTGTCTGACAAACCATCCAAAACCAAAGAGTATAAATTACAGTgatatgaaacagagaaaaagcagcaaatcttcacattgaaaaagtgaatattttcaagaTTCTGCTTTAAAAATCACGATAAATCAATAACTAAGTGTATTctgattttctgttgattgaccAATTGATTGGGGATTGACTTTTTGCAAACAGCCGGCTGTCTGACTCCTTGAATATTTGCATTTGATGTCTTCAAATGAGTTTAAATGCACTCAatacattcagaaaaaaatctttggcTCATCACTTTTTTGGCCAATAAACATGTTAAGTTTTTTGTATGCAACGTTGCTTCTTTGATATATTTGCATATAATCTGTAATAATGCAGCAAAATTGAATAGTCATGTTTCAAATGTGCTGTTCTGATCCAGTTTCCATGTGATTGTCTGTGTTGTGCCCTCAGGTTTGTTGGCCAATCAGAGTGGTTCCGCGCAGACCAGAGGGGCAAGTTTAAATGGGACTTCATGGATCACAAAGATTCACCCCTGGAGGAAATAAACATGAACCACACACTCATCAACTACACAGGACTGGGGAACCTGGGTAATGAGCACCAACTCAGCCTTTTctatttgcttttttctttcctttcaaaataattttctaCTGTAaccttattttctctctgtcaggcacatgcattatttattaatttcaaTGATATTCTGTTTGTAAGTTCAGTGTTTCTGATCTGCTTTGTCCTCCCTCAGAGGGGCAGCGATCTTTGCGGACACTGTCATTACGAGGATGTCCTGAAGTGGACGACTGGTTCCTCGCCCGGCTTCATATGTTCCAGGACTCCCTGGAGGAACTGGACATCTCTTACTGTCCACGCATCACCACAGGTGGCCTGGCTGCACTCAGGAATCTCAAGTAATTATCCAAACACTCACAACATAGCctacttattttaaccaaaacacTACTGTTGCATTGAGTACCTCCAATTTTGTGTGTTGCAGAGGACTGCGGCAGCTGGACGTGTCATCCCTTCCTGGGATATCAAGTCCTGGGTTGGTCACTatcctgctggaggagatgttaCCACAGTGTCAGGTCACTGCTACTGGCTACAACTTCAGCCTGAggcaggggggaggagagggtaGCGAGGAGCAAGTGCAAGGGCAGAGGTAGCACATGGACAAGAACGGTTCCAAAACGGTTAAACTGACATCAAGTCTTGACACACTCCAGGATTAACCAGTAAGACTTCTATTTGATTGGACACTGACATCATCCAATTAGATATGAGCATGACAAAGTGAGTAGAAGGTGTGGAAAAAATGTGTGCCCGCTCAAATTTGTTGGATTATTTGGCATTGACAACTAAGGTATGACTGCTCATGTTATTTACCTCCTGGATCATCTTGTTGTCAAGAGTGTAAAAAGGGAGAATTTATGCAAATCATGTCTGTTTCAAGCTACTTACACTTTGCCAGCACATTTGGTAACGATTATCTGtgctgaaatgtaaatatgattgTAAATGTACTGAATAAAGATTTATTGTTCAATATTGTTACATGCAATCCCTCTGCTGGCCAGGACACACATTTGTAGCTGATGAGTAGTCTCCCATCCTCCCAGGTGAAAGTGGTCTGAGTGGTTGAGGATAACCAAAAAGAGGTGGTAGGGCACTATGCTCGCTCTCTCTTCCTTCCACCATCTGACCAGAGCAGCACTCAGTCAGCCTGGAGGCTCTGTAGGGGGTCGTaacaaatttttatttttcatttttattattgtaaatgaATGACCTTTGTCTCTGAACCCACAAGTACTGTTCAACAGACAATGAATCCATGTGGCCACACATATATTTCTAATCTTCACTGTGCTTCACCGAAGCTTATGTGAGGAAACTAAAGCCCATAATCCAGTATGAGCCTTGTACTGCAGCATTGCATTGAGCAGCTGAGGACACAAATAAGACTGGGGGACGAGAGTGAAAGGGAATGAAGATGTCACAGCTACTTTTGTATGTAAAGATGACTACAATGATTTGGTATCCGGTATTGATATGAACCCAGCTTTCTATATGACCTACTTCTCAAGGCATTTCAGAGGGCGCTGCCTGCTTTAAAGTTGCACACAGCAAATGTATGTAGAACTTAAACTCTCATTTTAGTCATGTAAATTAACAGTGGGCTTGTTGGTAGAGTTAAGATATTGTTATAATATTGTTAATAGAGGTCAATGTGACGTTTAACAGAAGAGTAAGTTCGATGTGCGGTAGGAACCAATTGCTATTGGAAGTGGGTCACAAAAAACACGGACAGTGTTTCTGACGGACAACAACAAGACCTCCTAGCTGAGCACCAACTGCAGCGGATAATTGCCGTAACTTTGTAAAATCttgatttaatatttattgtcacTCGGATCCTTGTGGTGAAAGGGTCTCAGTAGGCAGATAAATGTCTGATGCATCAGGTAAGATGACTGTCTGATGCGAACATTGAGTTACAACTTTGACAGACGGTTTTACACCGCGCTAGCTAGTCTAGCTAGCTAGGCAACTAACACGACCATCTACATGAGGAAATATTTATTGAGGCAGACTTTGACGTGTTATTTAATTTCGCCTTTGTAGAGCTTcccaaaaaagaagaggaggaggttaCACCTGAACCAGAGGTAAGAAAACCACTTTATCTGCAGCTATGAGGCGAGCTAACGAGTGTTAGCACGTACCGTGAGGTTATTGTTACTTAGCCGGTTGTCAAATTTGAACTGTCCAAACAAAGCAGTCATTGTCTGTCACGTTGATAACGCAGATGTCAGAATAAAGAAACAGCTATTCATAATGGATTACTGCTCATACAGTCATTGTTTTAATGCCAGTACTGTGTCATTTGTAGGAGCAGTCCGACGACAGCAgtgaagaggaagctgcaggagCCACAGAGAGtatgtgaaaataataatatccGAGAGTGGGGCACAGCAATTAAATACAAAGTACTAATCTCTGACAGCTGTTTTTCAG
This is a stretch of genomic DNA from Pagrus major chromosome 2, Pma_NU_1.0. It encodes these proteins:
- the dmac2 gene encoding distal membrane-arm assembly complex protein 2, whose amino-acid sequence is MFVPYAHPLNGVIMSAPFMSLHRCCQRSALLTVARRPWSSSSVSPPPLHRRILLFLTQRFYDVEMLLSWRSQLRRKGIQKKNAYYGYSQKYYGQNIAAAYYILSMKGGFRFVGQSEWFRADQRGKFKWDFMDHKDSPLEEINMNHTLINYTGLGNLEGQRSLRTLSLRGCPEVDDWFLARLHMFQDSLEELDISYCPRITTGGLAALRNLKGLRQLDVSSLPGISSPGLVTILLEEMLPQCQVTATGYNFSLRQGGGEGSEEQVQGQR